One region of Sebastes fasciatus isolate fSebFas1 chromosome 1, fSebFas1.pri, whole genome shotgun sequence genomic DNA includes:
- the LOC141773305 gene encoding semaphorin-3F-like isoform X1, whose translation MLWDKLCWLAALLALSSGVLPAINEPLSAPRIFLSFKEVKSTGTAHHFSFLLNSTDYRILRMDEDHDRMYVGSKDYILSLDLHDINKEPLIIHWPVPPQRKTECVLSGKDTNGECGNFIRLIEPWNRTHLYVCGTGAYNPICTYVDRGRRSQGSHYLQAPQSGGRTSRAADYTTSEPLEAKEYIFRLEPGKVDSGKGKCPYDPKLNSVSALINGELYSGVYIDFMGTDSAIFRTLGKQTAMRTDQYNSRWLNDPTFIHAHLIPDSAEKNDDKLYFFFREKSSEMGQSPMTQSRIGRICLNDDGGHCCLVNKWSTFLKARLICSVPGVDGIETHFDELRDVYIQPTQDNKNPVIYGVFSVSGAVFKGSAVCVYSMADIRMVFNGPFAHKEGPNYQWVAYTGKIPYPRPGTCPGGTFTPNMKSTKDYPDEVINFMRNHPTMHNAVYPVYKRPLVVRTNVDYEFTTIAVDQVTAADGSYEVLFLGTDRGTVQKVIVLPRDDLQTEELVLEEVEVFKVPTAITTMKISSKRQQLYVGSVLGVTHLALHRCDVYGEVCADCCLARDPYCAWDGKSCSRYSSSQKRSDPSRRSRRQDVKYGNPIRQCRGYNSNTNKNTLESVQYGVEGSTTFLECQARSPHVSLKWHLQKENSDRRKEIRSEGRILKTEQGLLIRSLQSSDSGIYQCTSTEKNFKHTLVKLQLVVLSSRTVNNVLVETGSPALPPLQSSAWTPSAGQYKDLLTILSQPEMGLINQYCQDYWQLGDGTLGDNKAKSLKELKEQKKPRNRRHHDEETTPAET comes from the exons AGGTAAAGTCCACCGGCACCGCTCACCACTTCTCCTTCTTGCTGAACTCGACCGACTATCGGATCCTTCGCATGGACGAGGACCACGACCGCATGTATGTGGGCAGCAAAGATTATATCCTCTCTCTGGACCTGCATGACATCAACAAGGAGCCGCTCATA ATCCACTGGCCTGTTCCCCCCCAGAGGAAGACTGAATGTGTCCTGTCAGGGAAAGACACCAAT GGAGAATGTGGAAACTTTATCCGTCTGATTGAGCCGTGGAACCGGACccacctgtatgtgtgtggaacAGGCGCATACAACCCCATCTGCACCTACGTGGACCGAGGACGCAGGTCACAG GGGTCCCACTACCTACAGGCACCCCAATCTGGAGGGAGAACGAGTCGGGCAGCAGACTACACTACATCAGAGCCTTTGGAGGCGAAG GAATACATTTTCCGACTTGAACCTGGCAAAGTGGATTCTGGGAAAGGAAAATGTCCATATGACCCCAAACTGAACAGCGTCTCAGCTTTGATCA ATGGAGAGCTGTACTCGGGAGTCTACATTGATTTCATGGGAACAGACTCGGCTATCTTCCGTACGCTGGGGAAGCAGACAGCCATGAGGACGGATCAGTACAACTCCAGATGGTTAAACG ATCCCACATTCATCCACGCACACCTCATCCCAGACAGCGCCGAGAAGAATGATGACaagctctacttcttcttccGCGAGAAATCCTCCGAGATGGGCCAGAGTCCCATGACCCAGTCCAGGATAGGGCGGATCTGCCTG AATGACGACGGTGGACACTGCTGTCTGGTCAACAAGTGGAGCACGTTCCTGAAAGCTCGACTCATCTGCTCAGTGCCTGGAGTTGACGGCATCGAGACACACTTTGATGAACTAA GGGATGTGTATATCCAGCCAACTCAAGACAACAAGAACCCTGTCATCTATGGAGTCTTCTCCGTTTCAGg AGCTGTGTTTAAAGGCTCGGCAGTGTGCGTCTACTCCATGGCTGACATCCGTATGGTCTTCAACGGGCCTTTTGCCCACAAGGAGGGGCCCAACTACCAGTGGGTGGCGTACACTGGGAAGATCCCCTACCCACGACCTGGCACT TGTCCCGGAGGCACTTTCACCCCCAACATGAAATCCACAAAAGATTACCCTGATGAGGTTATCAACTTCATGAGAAACCACCCCACCATGCACAATGCTGTATACCCGGTGTACAAGCGCCCCCTGGTGGTCAGAACCAACGTGGACTATGAGTTCACCACCATTGCGGTGGACCAAGTGACAGCTGCTGATGGGAGCTACGAGGTGCTCTTCCTGGGCACAG ATCGGGGGACAGTCCAGAAAGTGATCGTCCTGCCTCGAGACGACTTGCAGACAGAGGAGCTGGTCTtagaggaggtggaggtctTCAAG GTTCCCACGGCGATTACCACCATGAAGATTTCATCAAAACGG caACAACTGTATGTAGGATCGGTGTTGGGGGTGACCCACCTGGCTCTGCATCGCTGCGATGTGTACGGGGAGGTCTGCGCTGACTGCTGTCTGGCCAGAGACCCGTACTGCGCCTGGGACGGCAAATCCTGCTCCAGATACTCGTCCTCACAGAAGAG ATCTGACCCCTCTAGACGGAGCCGTCGGCAGGATGTGAAGTACGGCAACCCGATCCGCCAATGCAGAGGTTATAACTCGAACA CCAATAAGAATACTCTGGAGAGCGTTCAGTACGGGGTGGAGGGCAGCACTACGTTCCTGGAGTGCCAGGCCAGGTCTCCTCATGTGTCTCTTAAGTGGCACCTGCAGAAGGAAAACAGCGACCGGAGAAAAGAG ATTCGCTCAGAGGGCCGCATCCTAAAGACAGAACAAGGTCTTCTGATCCGCTCACTGCAGTCCTCTGACAGCGGCATCTACCAGTGCACATCCACGGAGAAAAACTTCAAACACACGCTCGTCAAACTGCAGCTCGTGGTCCTTTCCAGTCGCACGGTCAACAACGTGTTGGTGGAGACAGGCAGCCCGGCCCTCCCTCCTCTGCAGTCCAGCGCCTGGACTCCGAGCGCCGGTCAGTATAAGGACCTGCTGACCATCCTGAGCCAGCCGGAGATGGGCCTGATCAACCAGTACTGCCAGGATTACTGGCAGCTCGGAGACGGCACCCTCGGGGATAACAAAGCCAAAAGCCTGAAGGAGCTGAAAGAACAGAAGAAGCCTCGCAACCGCCGGCATCACGACGAGGAAACAACTCCAGCTGAGACATGA
- the LOC141773305 gene encoding semaphorin-3F-like isoform X2, with the protein MLWDKLCWLAALLALSSGVLPAINEPLSAPRIFLSFKEVKSTGTAHHFSFLLNSTDYRILRMDEDHDRMYVGSKDYILSLDLHDINKEPLIIHWPVPPQRKTECVLSGKDTNGECGNFIRLIEPWNRTHLYVCGTGAYNPICTYVDRGRRSQGSHYLQAPQSGGRTSRAADYTTSEPLEAKEYIFRLEPGKVDSGKGKCPYDPKLNSVSALINGELYSGVYIDFMGTDSAIFRTLGKQTAMRTDQYNSRWLNDPTFIHAHLIPDSAEKNDDKLYFFFREKSSEMGQSPMTQSRIGRICLNDDGGHCCLVNKWSTFLKARLICSVPGVDGIETHFDELRDVYIQPTQDNKNPVIYGVFSVSGAVFKGSAVCVYSMADIRMVFNGPFAHKEGPNYQWVAYTGKIPYPRPGTCPGGTFTPNMKSTKDYPDEVINFMRNHPTMHNAVYPVYKRPLVVRTNVDYEFTTIAVDQVTAADGSYEVLFLGTDRGTVQKVIVLPRDDLQTEELVLEEVEVFKVPTAITTMKISSKRQQLYVGSVLGVTHLALHRCDVYGEVCADCCLARDPYCAWDGKSCSRYSSSQKRRSRRQDVKYGNPIRQCRGYNSNTNKNTLESVQYGVEGSTTFLECQARSPHVSLKWHLQKENSDRRKEIRSEGRILKTEQGLLIRSLQSSDSGIYQCTSTEKNFKHTLVKLQLVVLSSRTVNNVLVETGSPALPPLQSSAWTPSAGQYKDLLTILSQPEMGLINQYCQDYWQLGDGTLGDNKAKSLKELKEQKKPRNRRHHDEETTPAET; encoded by the exons AGGTAAAGTCCACCGGCACCGCTCACCACTTCTCCTTCTTGCTGAACTCGACCGACTATCGGATCCTTCGCATGGACGAGGACCACGACCGCATGTATGTGGGCAGCAAAGATTATATCCTCTCTCTGGACCTGCATGACATCAACAAGGAGCCGCTCATA ATCCACTGGCCTGTTCCCCCCCAGAGGAAGACTGAATGTGTCCTGTCAGGGAAAGACACCAAT GGAGAATGTGGAAACTTTATCCGTCTGATTGAGCCGTGGAACCGGACccacctgtatgtgtgtggaacAGGCGCATACAACCCCATCTGCACCTACGTGGACCGAGGACGCAGGTCACAG GGGTCCCACTACCTACAGGCACCCCAATCTGGAGGGAGAACGAGTCGGGCAGCAGACTACACTACATCAGAGCCTTTGGAGGCGAAG GAATACATTTTCCGACTTGAACCTGGCAAAGTGGATTCTGGGAAAGGAAAATGTCCATATGACCCCAAACTGAACAGCGTCTCAGCTTTGATCA ATGGAGAGCTGTACTCGGGAGTCTACATTGATTTCATGGGAACAGACTCGGCTATCTTCCGTACGCTGGGGAAGCAGACAGCCATGAGGACGGATCAGTACAACTCCAGATGGTTAAACG ATCCCACATTCATCCACGCACACCTCATCCCAGACAGCGCCGAGAAGAATGATGACaagctctacttcttcttccGCGAGAAATCCTCCGAGATGGGCCAGAGTCCCATGACCCAGTCCAGGATAGGGCGGATCTGCCTG AATGACGACGGTGGACACTGCTGTCTGGTCAACAAGTGGAGCACGTTCCTGAAAGCTCGACTCATCTGCTCAGTGCCTGGAGTTGACGGCATCGAGACACACTTTGATGAACTAA GGGATGTGTATATCCAGCCAACTCAAGACAACAAGAACCCTGTCATCTATGGAGTCTTCTCCGTTTCAGg AGCTGTGTTTAAAGGCTCGGCAGTGTGCGTCTACTCCATGGCTGACATCCGTATGGTCTTCAACGGGCCTTTTGCCCACAAGGAGGGGCCCAACTACCAGTGGGTGGCGTACACTGGGAAGATCCCCTACCCACGACCTGGCACT TGTCCCGGAGGCACTTTCACCCCCAACATGAAATCCACAAAAGATTACCCTGATGAGGTTATCAACTTCATGAGAAACCACCCCACCATGCACAATGCTGTATACCCGGTGTACAAGCGCCCCCTGGTGGTCAGAACCAACGTGGACTATGAGTTCACCACCATTGCGGTGGACCAAGTGACAGCTGCTGATGGGAGCTACGAGGTGCTCTTCCTGGGCACAG ATCGGGGGACAGTCCAGAAAGTGATCGTCCTGCCTCGAGACGACTTGCAGACAGAGGAGCTGGTCTtagaggaggtggaggtctTCAAG GTTCCCACGGCGATTACCACCATGAAGATTTCATCAAAACGG caACAACTGTATGTAGGATCGGTGTTGGGGGTGACCCACCTGGCTCTGCATCGCTGCGATGTGTACGGGGAGGTCTGCGCTGACTGCTGTCTGGCCAGAGACCCGTACTGCGCCTGGGACGGCAAATCCTGCTCCAGATACTCGTCCTCACAGAAGAG ACGGAGCCGTCGGCAGGATGTGAAGTACGGCAACCCGATCCGCCAATGCAGAGGTTATAACTCGAACA CCAATAAGAATACTCTGGAGAGCGTTCAGTACGGGGTGGAGGGCAGCACTACGTTCCTGGAGTGCCAGGCCAGGTCTCCTCATGTGTCTCTTAAGTGGCACCTGCAGAAGGAAAACAGCGACCGGAGAAAAGAG ATTCGCTCAGAGGGCCGCATCCTAAAGACAGAACAAGGTCTTCTGATCCGCTCACTGCAGTCCTCTGACAGCGGCATCTACCAGTGCACATCCACGGAGAAAAACTTCAAACACACGCTCGTCAAACTGCAGCTCGTGGTCCTTTCCAGTCGCACGGTCAACAACGTGTTGGTGGAGACAGGCAGCCCGGCCCTCCCTCCTCTGCAGTCCAGCGCCTGGACTCCGAGCGCCGGTCAGTATAAGGACCTGCTGACCATCCTGAGCCAGCCGGAGATGGGCCTGATCAACCAGTACTGCCAGGATTACTGGCAGCTCGGAGACGGCACCCTCGGGGATAACAAAGCCAAAAGCCTGAAGGAGCTGAAAGAACAGAAGAAGCCTCGCAACCGCCGGCATCACGACGAGGAAACAACTCCAGCTGAGACATGA